One window of Bacillus alkalicellulosilyticus genomic DNA carries:
- a CDS encoding polysaccharide deacetylase family protein produces the protein MRDKTVQFLLLAVFVFSFAGMITVQAEQDHATKEVETQWWFKRDNPTREIEDLPQPEGGPEITERVNIPNPVSNIILQQRYPETVVLSGPATTNKIAITFDDGPDPRFTPQVLEVLQQYNVPATFFVMGSRAIAYPELTRRMVEEGHIVGNHTYWHPNLVKQGDLATLETEVMKTEDTLNDILGYRTKLFRAPYGFLYNELVEKLAELNYTVVAWSVDSLDWRELGATETAINVLSNMHPGAIILMHDGGDWDADRTSTIESLHQIIPQLQEQGFEFVTVPELLNIPYQK, from the coding sequence ATGAGAGATAAAACCGTTCAATTTTTATTATTGGCCGTATTTGTATTTTCGTTTGCCGGAATGATAACAGTACAAGCGGAACAAGACCATGCAACAAAAGAAGTTGAAACACAGTGGTGGTTTAAACGAGATAACCCTACACGTGAAATTGAAGATTTACCTCAACCAGAAGGCGGACCTGAGATTACCGAAAGAGTAAACATTCCAAATCCAGTGTCCAACATTATTTTACAGCAAAGGTATCCTGAAACGGTTGTATTATCTGGGCCAGCAACTACGAATAAAATAGCCATTACATTTGATGATGGACCAGACCCAAGATTTACTCCACAAGTGCTTGAGGTATTACAACAATATAATGTACCCGCTACCTTTTTCGTTATGGGTTCACGAGCGATTGCATATCCCGAATTAACACGAAGAATGGTTGAGGAAGGACATATTGTCGGAAATCATACATATTGGCATCCAAATTTGGTGAAACAAGGAGATTTGGCTACGTTAGAAACAGAAGTTATGAAAACCGAAGACACATTAAATGATATCTTAGGTTATCGAACAAAGTTATTTCGCGCACCTTATGGTTTTTTATACAATGAGCTTGTTGAAAAACTTGCTGAATTGAATTATACGGTAGTAGCTTGGTCTGTCGATTCGTTAGACTGGCGCGAATTAGGAGCAACTGAAACAGCAATAAATGTTCTCAGCAACATGCATCCAGGAGCGATTATATTAATGCATGATGGTGGAGACTGGGATGCAGACCGCACGAGTACAATTGAATCGTTGCATCAAATCATACCACAACTACAAGAACAAGGTTTTGAATTTGTAACTGTACCTGAGTTGCTCAATATTCCTTATCAAAAATAA
- a CDS encoding nitroreductase family protein, with the protein MIHTLDNLPVRETINSRHSIRKFKQEEVSKEQLNELFELVRLSPSAWNLQPWRFHVITDDTMQKELQDAAYGQQQITSAPAVIVVASDMEDVVAHIADTVHPGLSPERKQEEIENLTGIFNNMSEDERGQWGLNQTNIALGILLVAARGLGLSTVPMLGFDQDKVKQMLKLPTHVKFAGMVPIGFADEDGYPHYRHGLEKIVTFH; encoded by the coding sequence ATGATACACACCCTTGATAATTTACCTGTTCGAGAAACGATTAATAGTCGGCACAGCATTCGTAAATTTAAGCAAGAAGAAGTATCAAAAGAACAGCTTAATGAACTCTTTGAGCTCGTTCGACTTTCTCCAAGTGCTTGGAATCTTCAACCTTGGCGTTTCCATGTGATAACAGACGATACAATGCAAAAAGAGCTGCAAGATGCCGCTTACGGTCAACAACAGATTACCTCTGCACCTGCAGTTATTGTTGTTGCAAGTGACATGGAAGATGTCGTAGCACATATTGCGGATACTGTTCACCCTGGACTTTCTCCTGAGCGAAAACAAGAAGAGATTGAAAATTTAACTGGCATCTTCAATAACATGAGCGAAGATGAACGAGGGCAATGGGGTTTAAATCAAACGAACATTGCCCTTGGTATTCTCTTAGTCGCAGCCCGTGGATTAGGACTTTCAACCGTTCCTATGCTTGGATTCGACCAAGATAAAGTGAAACAAATGCTTAAACTACCTACCCATGTAAAGTTTGCGGGTATGGTTCCAATTGGTTTTGCAGACGAAGATGGCTATCCACACTACCGACATGGCTTAGAGAAAATAGTTACTTTCCATTAA
- a CDS encoding aldo/keto reductase, protein MNVTLNNGLSMPQLGFGVFKVEDGQVAVDAVKKAIEVGYRSIDTAAIYQNEKGVGQGIRESGVAREDLFITTKVWNSNQGYEQTLQAFDESLEKLGLEYIDLYLVHWPMPKDDTYIDTYKALEKLYEDGKVKAIGVCNFKIAHLERLLQECKIPPVLNQVELHPYYAQVELREFCAKHNIFVEAWAPLMQGGDVLTNEQITSLAQKYKKTPAQIIIRWHLQNNIIVIPKSSNPTRIEENIGVFDFELTTEDMAQIDALNKNERIGPDPDEFHVK, encoded by the coding sequence ATGAACGTAACATTAAATAACGGCTTATCCATGCCACAACTTGGCTTTGGAGTGTTTAAAGTAGAGGACGGCCAAGTAGCAGTTGATGCAGTAAAAAAAGCAATTGAAGTCGGCTATCGTTCGATTGATACTGCTGCAATTTATCAGAATGAAAAGGGCGTGGGACAAGGAATTCGTGAGTCAGGAGTTGCACGTGAAGACCTTTTTATCACTACAAAAGTATGGAATTCAAACCAAGGGTACGAACAGACACTGCAAGCGTTTGATGAAAGTTTGGAAAAGTTAGGTCTTGAGTATATTGATTTATACTTAGTTCATTGGCCAATGCCAAAGGATGACACCTATATTGATACATATAAAGCGTTAGAAAAACTATATGAAGATGGAAAAGTTAAAGCAATTGGTGTGTGTAACTTTAAAATCGCTCATTTAGAAAGATTGCTGCAAGAATGCAAAATTCCGCCCGTCTTAAACCAGGTAGAATTACATCCGTATTATGCACAAGTAGAGCTTCGAGAGTTTTGTGCAAAACATAACATTTTTGTTGAAGCTTGGGCTCCTTTAATGCAAGGAGGAGATGTTCTTACCAATGAACAAATTACTTCCTTGGCGCAAAAATACAAAAAGACACCTGCTCAAATCATTATAAGATGGCATTTACAAAATAATATAATTGTAATACCAAAATCGAGCAATCCAACTCGAATTGAGGAAAATATCGGGGTATTTGATTTTGAACTAACTACAGAAGATATGGCCCAAATTGATGCTTTAAACAAAAATGAACGCATTGGTCCAGACCCAGATGAGTTTCATGTAAAATAA
- a CDS encoding L,D-transpeptidase family protein: MTKDYDSVSNLPLRSQRNKRKRNRHKTTILTITVVLTGLIVLALLPIINQFDLLTANVESIADNNITVTAHSQMPIPLHSEKSSILLQQFIEKEIKDEQPEVLEVNKSEIIDELPEGNVNDVPTQKILAERIVKHEVKTNETLESITKLYFADASFQDSVAIYNNIKNPEKEVQVGMTLNIPDPHFATFHEVNKGETLISISKKYYETGDVVRQLAQYNNITNPDHVPFGTRIEIPSPSTLKSIKLKPESKVENQPSTQTQTQKGISILIDKSTNKLSVYQGTEVTHTFSVGTGKTPSLTPEGEFTIVNKIESPWYSAKSIPGGDPNNPLGSHWLGLDVPGTGGTKYGIHGTNNPSSIGGYVSAGCIRMNNSDVQWIYEHIPTGTKVTIKN; the protein is encoded by the coding sequence GTGACAAAGGACTATGATTCAGTTAGTAATCTACCATTACGCTCTCAACGAAATAAAAGAAAACGCAATCGACATAAAACCACAATATTAACTATCACTGTAGTCCTCACAGGTCTTATCGTGTTGGCGCTTTTGCCTATAATAAATCAATTTGATTTGTTAACTGCAAACGTTGAATCAATAGCTGATAATAATATAACCGTAACAGCACATTCACAAATGCCTATACCATTACATTCGGAAAAGAGTTCAATACTCCTTCAACAATTTATAGAAAAAGAGATAAAAGATGAACAGCCAGAAGTTTTAGAGGTAAACAAAAGTGAGATAATAGACGAGCTTCCTGAGGGGAATGTAAACGATGTTCCTACTCAAAAAATTCTTGCTGAGCGAATTGTAAAACATGAAGTAAAAACCAATGAAACGTTAGAAAGCATCACAAAATTATATTTTGCTGATGCATCATTTCAAGACAGTGTTGCAATTTATAACAACATTAAAAATCCTGAAAAAGAAGTACAAGTTGGAATGACGTTGAACATTCCAGACCCTCACTTTGCAACCTTTCACGAAGTAAACAAAGGTGAAACGTTAATTTCGATTTCAAAAAAGTATTACGAAACAGGAGATGTTGTTCGTCAGCTAGCGCAATATAACAACATTACAAACCCTGACCATGTACCATTTGGAACAAGGATTGAGATTCCGAGCCCTTCAACACTAAAAAGTATCAAACTTAAACCGGAGAGTAAAGTTGAGAATCAACCAAGTACTCAAACTCAAACCCAAAAAGGGATATCCATTCTCATAGATAAAAGTACTAACAAATTATCCGTCTACCAAGGCACTGAAGTTACTCACACATTCTCAGTCGGAACTGGAAAAACACCTTCTCTTACACCTGAAGGAGAATTTACGATTGTAAATAAAATTGAAAGTCCTTGGTACAGCGCAAAAAGTATTCCTGGTGGAGACCCAAACAATCCACTAGGAAGTCATTGGCTTGGTTTAGATGTTCCAGGAACTGGAGGTACCAAATATGGAATCCATGGCACGAATAACCCTAGTTCCATTGGTGGATATGTAAGTGCGGGCTGTATTCGTATGAACAATTCAGACGTGCAATGGATATACGAGCACATTCCAACAGGTACAAAGGTAACCATTAAAAATTAA
- the mgtE gene encoding magnesium transporter, whose translation MVRLTEQTREEYTNQVIQALNANELKHFREVFLELHPTDQAEVFNSLEAEKRARVYNFLAPVEFADIFQSLEVEAQKHIVLELNEKYAAEMFNEMYADDVADFLAEIIETKAQKILKSMDKEEADEVKELLAYPPETAGAIMTKEFMVVKAVSTTTEVIEQLRKEGPDAETIYYLYVIDENKKLVGVVSLRDLITAPITETIENIMSTRVVSVSTMDDQEEVAKLIKKYDFLAAPVVTKEGKLVGIVTVDDIMDVIEDEAEEDFGELTAARGSMDANISSFTAAKKRAPWIVMLMFLGLITGGVIGGFEETLETYILLAVFIPLLMDSAGNTGTQALAVVVRALALGSAEKSSLGKMLKREFGTGLMLGLMCAITLLLIVPFVFPEGGYVLPLIVGVSIFLTLSISTMVGATVPLIINKLKIDPAVASGPFITTINDIMGLLIYFSIATAFIEYLPN comes from the coding sequence ATGGTAAGGCTAACTGAACAAACAAGAGAAGAGTATACAAATCAAGTGATTCAAGCATTGAATGCGAATGAATTAAAACATTTCCGTGAGGTTTTTTTAGAGTTACACCCTACCGATCAAGCTGAGGTTTTTAATAGTCTAGAAGCGGAAAAAAGAGCAAGAGTTTATAATTTTCTTGCACCTGTAGAATTTGCTGATATATTTCAGTCTTTAGAGGTTGAAGCTCAAAAACATATTGTATTGGAATTAAACGAGAAGTACGCTGCTGAAATGTTTAATGAAATGTACGCGGATGATGTTGCAGATTTCTTAGCTGAAATCATTGAGACCAAGGCTCAAAAAATCTTAAAGTCAATGGACAAGGAAGAAGCGGATGAGGTTAAAGAATTATTAGCTTATCCACCAGAAACAGCCGGAGCAATCATGACAAAGGAATTTATGGTTGTTAAGGCAGTTAGCACAACAACAGAAGTTATTGAACAGTTGAGAAAAGAAGGTCCAGATGCAGAAACCATTTACTACCTTTATGTAATAGACGAAAATAAAAAGCTAGTAGGTGTTGTATCATTAAGAGATTTAATCACTGCTCCTATTACGGAAACAATTGAAAATATAATGAGCACTCGAGTTGTTTCTGTTTCTACAATGGATGACCAAGAAGAGGTTGCCAAGCTAATTAAAAAGTATGATTTTCTAGCTGCACCAGTCGTTACAAAGGAAGGAAAACTAGTTGGGATAGTTACTGTCGACGATATTATGGATGTTATTGAAGACGAAGCAGAAGAAGACTTTGGTGAATTAACAGCAGCAAGAGGCTCTATGGATGCAAATATTTCATCATTTACTGCTGCAAAAAAGAGAGCACCATGGATTGTAATGCTTATGTTTTTAGGATTAATAACTGGTGGAGTTATCGGAGGATTTGAAGAAACATTAGAAACGTATATACTTTTAGCGGTCTTTATTCCTTTACTTATGGATTCAGCTGGGAACACAGGTACACAGGCACTAGCGGTTGTTGTTCGTGCGTTAGCGTTAGGTTCTGCCGAGAAATCTTCATTAGGAAAAATGTTAAAGCGGGAATTTGGTACGGGATTAATGCTCGGTTTAATGTGTGCGATTACGTTACTTTTAATTGTCCCATTCGTATTTCCTGAAGGTGGTTATGTATTGCCATTAATTGTTGGCGTTTCTATTTTTTTAACATTAAGTATTTCAACTATGGTTGGAGCCACTGTACCATTAATCATAAATAAATTAAAGATTGACCCGGCAGTTGCCTCCGGTCCTTTCATCACTACAATTAATGATATTATGGGATTATTGATTTATTTTTCAATTGCAACAGCATTCATAGAATATTTACCTAATTA
- a CDS encoding aldo/keto reductase translates to MKYRRLGKTDLKVSVVGIGTWQFGGDWGKDFTQQEVDGILSHAKGLGINLIDTAECYGPHHMSEKFIGDFLSRDNREDWVLASKFGHQWHDNWENAWSVDQVQIQLEESLKALQTDYIDLYQFHSGPDEVFNNDALWTMLDKQVQAGKIRNLGISIGANDNIYQTAKATEVNAKAIQVVYNRIDQVPEEEVFPSCIEQDLGVLARVPLASGYLSGKYRPGASFSDNVRKNHKQQEIDEKLKLVEEIKQNEVPEGVSMAEWALAWCLQHPAVTCVIPGCKSIEQVEMNAKAALLDLGNSLHRSAWKD, encoded by the coding sequence ATGAAGTACAGACGATTAGGTAAAACAGACCTAAAAGTATCCGTTGTTGGAATAGGCACATGGCAATTCGGAGGAGATTGGGGTAAGGACTTTACTCAGCAAGAAGTAGATGGAATTTTATCTCATGCTAAAGGGTTAGGAATTAATTTAATAGATACAGCTGAGTGCTATGGTCCTCATCATATGTCAGAAAAATTTATTGGTGATTTTTTATCAAGAGATAATAGGGAGGACTGGGTTCTTGCCTCTAAATTTGGTCATCAATGGCATGACAATTGGGAAAATGCTTGGAGTGTTGATCAAGTACAGATTCAATTAGAGGAATCTTTGAAAGCGCTACAAACGGATTATATTGACTTATATCAATTTCATTCAGGACCAGACGAGGTTTTTAATAACGATGCCCTTTGGACGATGTTGGACAAGCAGGTCCAGGCTGGGAAAATTAGAAATTTAGGAATATCAATTGGAGCTAATGATAATATTTATCAAACCGCTAAGGCGACCGAAGTGAATGCAAAAGCAATCCAAGTCGTCTACAATCGAATTGACCAAGTGCCAGAAGAAGAAGTATTCCCATCTTGTATTGAACAAGATTTAGGTGTTTTAGCTAGAGTTCCGCTTGCTAGTGGTTATTTAAGTGGGAAATATCGACCAGGGGCTTCATTCAGTGATAATGTCCGAAAAAACCATAAACAACAAGAAATCGATGAGAAATTAAAATTGGTTGAAGAAATTAAACAAAATGAAGTACCAGAAGGGGTTAGTATGGCAGAATGGGCGTTAGCTTGGTGTCTCCAGCATCCAGCTGTTACATGTGTAATTCCTGGCTGTAAGTCTATTGAACAAGTTGAAATGAACGCAAAAGCAGCTCTTCTTGACCTTGGTAACTCATTACATCGAAGTGCCTGGAAAGACTAA
- a CDS encoding PAS domain-containing protein: protein MSSEHNSTLTFENYKTDVIMIIDKQGWISFCSPYYKNIFGYSSDTFKFTYLWDWIHPEDIEAFKDLSISSSDSYKAFETQFRWKHHDEYWLPVHLKVTPIVNKDGEVTSFMMFIHNHGADPIFEDKLKNSLKELFDIKYALDESSIIAITDPKGKITYVNDRFCEISQYTREELIGKDHRLINSNFHSKVFFQNLYRTIGQGKVWRGEIQNQAKDGSYYWVQTTIVPYLNEKGKPYQYVSIRTDITDRKKTELNLKNTLSKLTEKNKELEDIKYALDTSSIIAITDATGTITYVNDTFCEISKYSREELLGEDHRILNSGYHTKEFFKDLYKTIGNGKVWKGEIRNKAKDGTYYWVDTTIVPFLNENQVPYQYVAIRKDITDRKQAEEMVLRSKELAIVGELAAGVAHEIRNPLTLLQGYTEFLKDENKDDYKREYYDILLEEIKRIDFIVGEFMVLAKPKVHSVQRNNVVPIVRQIMVLLKSEAKKNDVTLSFHSESKELFVNGDENQLKQVFLNIIKNGIEAMPDGGQLEVSISEETERLHVRIKDNGVGISKDKIKRLSEPFFSTKEKGNGLGLMVTYKIIEEHGGNITVESEENKGTTFTISLPIVA, encoded by the coding sequence ATGAGTTCTGAACATAACTCAACGTTAACGTTTGAGAATTATAAAACAGATGTAATCATGATTATCGACAAACAAGGGTGGATTAGTTTTTGTTCACCATATTATAAAAATATATTTGGATATTCTTCAGATACCTTTAAATTTACTTATCTTTGGGACTGGATTCATCCTGAGGATATAGAAGCATTTAAAGATTTATCGATTAGTTCATCGGATTCATATAAAGCATTTGAAACCCAGTTCCGCTGGAAACACCATGATGAATACTGGCTTCCTGTCCATTTAAAGGTGACGCCGATTGTCAATAAAGACGGTGAAGTCACTAGCTTTATGATGTTCATTCATAATCACGGGGCGGACCCTATTTTTGAAGATAAGTTGAAAAATTCGTTAAAAGAGCTATTTGATATTAAGTATGCGTTGGATGAATCTTCTATCATTGCAATCACAGACCCTAAAGGTAAAATTACCTATGTAAATGATAGGTTTTGTGAAATATCTCAATATACTCGAGAAGAATTAATCGGTAAGGACCATCGTTTAATCAATTCGAATTTTCATTCTAAAGTGTTCTTCCAAAATCTATACCGCACAATTGGTCAAGGTAAGGTATGGAGGGGCGAAATTCAGAATCAGGCAAAAGATGGTAGTTATTATTGGGTTCAAACGACGATTGTTCCATACTTAAACGAAAAAGGAAAGCCTTATCAATATGTGTCGATTCGAACGGATATTACAGATCGCAAAAAGACTGAACTTAATTTAAAAAATACTTTATCTAAACTGACCGAAAAAAATAAAGAGCTAGAAGATATTAAATACGCACTTGATACATCTTCTATCATTGCGATTACCGATGCAACAGGAACGATAACGTATGTAAATGACACGTTCTGTGAGATATCAAAATATTCAAGAGAAGAACTATTAGGAGAAGACCATCGTATCTTAAATTCTGGATATCATACGAAAGAGTTTTTTAAGGATTTGTATAAAACAATCGGTAACGGAAAAGTATGGAAAGGTGAAATTCGAAACAAAGCAAAGGATGGAACGTATTATTGGGTAGATACAACAATTGTTCCATTTTTAAACGAAAATCAAGTTCCTTATCAATATGTTGCCATTAGAAAAGATATCACAGATCGAAAACAAGCCGAAGAAATGGTATTACGTTCAAAGGAACTGGCCATTGTAGGAGAATTAGCTGCAGGAGTTGCTCATGAAATTCGCAATCCTTTAACTTTATTACAAGGCTATACTGAATTTCTGAAAGATGAAAATAAGGACGACTATAAAAGAGAGTATTACGATATTTTGTTGGAGGAGATCAAACGAATTGATTTTATTGTTGGTGAATTTATGGTGCTTGCGAAACCAAAAGTTCATTCCGTCCAACGAAACAATGTTGTCCCGATTGTTCGGCAAATCATGGTCTTACTCAAATCAGAAGCGAAGAAAAATGATGTTACGTTATCTTTTCATTCAGAGAGTAAGGAATTGTTTGTAAACGGCGATGAAAATCAGCTTAAACAAGTGTTTCTAAATATTATAAAAAATGGAATTGAAGCAATGCCAGACGGTGGTCAACTAGAAGTTTCGATTTCTGAAGAAACTGAAAGATTGCATGTGAGAATTAAAGACAACGGTGTTGGAATTTCAAAGGATAAAATCAAAAGGCTAAGCGAACCGTTCTTTTCAACAAAAGAAAAAGGAAATGGCTTAGGACTAATGGTCACTTATAAAATTATAGAAGAACACGGTGGGAACATTACAGTTGAAAGTGAAGAGAACAAAGGAACAACCTTTACAATTTCGCTACCAATTGTCGCATAA